A genomic stretch from Candidatus Nitrososphaera gargensis Ga9.2 includes:
- a CDS encoding restriction endonuclease subunit S domain-containing protein, protein MKEPDDFIVIENDILLTKDGMPAAYCYISKVLIDTLRDEFKHEKVACSSHVYRIQLNKEYAEYAPYIVQVMNSRLGQALTRRFISGSVTPTIRSEDIDNVLVPLPKQDKDVILKKAKQQVETLQSHVMEIMKNVQPSNDLTKVIYDLASLSEPSIPNLPVNWSGGGRRDLHGYYKD, encoded by the coding sequence ATGAAGGAGCCTGATGATTTTATAGTTATTGAAAATGATATTCTTTTGACCAAAGATGGTATGCCAGCAGCTTATTGTTACATCTCGAAGGTGCTTATTGATACACTTAGAGATGAATTTAAACACGAAAAAGTTGCATGTTCTTCTCATGTTTATCGCATACAGCTCAACAAGGAGTATGCTGAATACGCACCGTACATTGTACAGGTTATGAACTCTCGATTAGGTCAGGCTTTGACAAGGCGATTCATATCTGGGTCTGTTACGCCAACAATTCGATCAGAAGACATAGATAATGTTCTTGTTCCACTTCCCAAGCAGGATAAGGATGTTATTCTAAAGAAAGCAAAGCAACAGGTCGAAACATTGCAATCTCATGTTATGGAAATAATGAAGAATGTCCAACCATCAAATGATCTGACAAAAGTAATCTATGACCTTGCAAGTCTGAGCGAACCATCCATTCCTAACCTGCCTGTAAACTGGAGCGGTGGCGGCAGGCGTGACTTGCACGGCTACTATAAAGACTGA
- a CDS encoding poly(R)-hydroxyalkanoic acid synthase subunit PhaE: MAENNNKDLQGFTQEQMNKMFSFWTDVMKLPTIGPMYAFSKDVSSYANDFVTLGRVMAELKTNMDSYWSLLSTTFTRAMKETMERAPKQLISKDDFENYRRAAIEAFEDAFTDLFASPEFSSVYGKLFSSQLDVSRAIQGIAEKNSKTLNLPTRSEVDEILKDIAELKRSVRDLKRSLEIRNGQARATT, translated from the coding sequence ATGGCTGAAAATAACAACAAGGACTTACAGGGTTTTACCCAGGAACAGATGAACAAGATGTTTAGCTTTTGGACCGATGTCATGAAGCTGCCGACGATCGGACCGATGTACGCTTTTTCAAAGGATGTCAGCTCGTATGCCAACGACTTTGTCACTTTAGGCAGGGTGATGGCCGAGCTCAAGACAAACATGGACAGCTACTGGTCGCTCTTGAGCACCACATTCACAAGGGCGATGAAGGAAACGATGGAGCGGGCCCCAAAACAGCTGATCTCAAAGGACGATTTTGAAAATTACAGGCGCGCGGCGATAGAGGCGTTTGAAGACGCGTTCACCGACCTCTTTGCGTCGCCGGAATTCTCTTCAGTCTATGGCAAGCTGTTCAGCAGCCAGCTGGACGTGTCAAGGGCGATCCAGGGCATTGCAGAAAAGAATTCCAAGACGCTCAACCTGCCTACAAGGAGCGAAGTCGACGAGATCCTGAAGGACATTGCCGAGCTAAAAAGGAGCGTCCGAGATTTGAAAAGGAGTTTGGAGATAAGGAATGGCCAAGCAAGAGCTACGACCTGA
- the phaC gene encoding class III poly(R)-hydroxyalkanoic acid synthase subunit PhaC gives MAKQELRPDQKPEVQPPAAAAEKAKEAKKKEPTVLEEFEEAYRKLEKAKNILHTAGNIEVGQTPHEILAETRTYRLLHYQQMVSKTAKTPILVVYALINKSYVLDLQPDKSWIRSLLSQGFDVYLIDWKAPTAVDKYVTFDDYVNCYIDDCVNIVLKKTKADKLTLHGYCMGATMSTMYTTLHQEKVRNLAVIAPVVDTEKDTTVIGNLAKNIDVDKMVSVIGNLPVEQLYACYSALKPFKQGVNKYFNLVQNIDNDQFVGNFLRLEKWLYDTPPIAGETFRQWIADIYQKNLFVKNELKLGNELIDLSKIKVPLLNIVADEDHLVSPQCSAPLNDVVSSTDKRLMRFHTGHVGLIASLYSQNNVLPKVGQWLKARSQ, from the coding sequence ATGGCCAAGCAAGAGCTACGACCTGATCAAAAACCAGAGGTCCAGCCGCCTGCTGCTGCAGCGGAGAAGGCGAAAGAAGCAAAAAAGAAAGAGCCGACGGTCCTCGAAGAATTCGAGGAAGCGTACCGCAAGCTCGAAAAGGCAAAGAACATCCTTCACACTGCCGGCAACATTGAAGTTGGCCAGACTCCCCATGAGATTCTTGCAGAGACAAGGACCTACAGGCTGCTGCACTACCAGCAGATGGTCAGCAAGACTGCCAAGACGCCTATACTTGTCGTTTATGCGCTGATCAACAAGTCTTATGTCCTTGACCTCCAGCCTGACAAGAGCTGGATCAGGAGCCTGCTGAGCCAAGGCTTTGATGTCTACCTGATCGACTGGAAGGCTCCAACTGCTGTGGACAAGTACGTGACATTCGACGACTATGTCAACTGCTACATTGATGACTGCGTCAATATTGTGCTGAAAAAGACCAAGGCAGACAAGCTGACGCTGCATGGCTACTGCATGGGCGCGACCATGTCGACGATGTATACGACTTTGCACCAAGAAAAGGTGAGGAACCTTGCAGTCATTGCCCCTGTCGTGGACACCGAGAAGGACACGACGGTCATTGGCAACCTTGCAAAGAACATAGACGTGGACAAGATGGTAAGCGTCATCGGAAACCTGCCTGTCGAGCAGTTGTACGCGTGCTACTCTGCCCTCAAGCCATTCAAGCAAGGCGTCAACAAATATTTCAACTTGGTCCAGAACATCGACAACGATCAATTTGTTGGCAACTTTTTGCGGCTCGAAAAGTGGCTATACGACACGCCTCCGATAGCGGGCGAAACATTTAGGCAGTGGATAGCCGACATTTACCAAAAGAACCTGTTCGTAAAGAACGAGCTAAAGCTAGGCAACGAGCTGATCGATCTGTCAAAGATCAAGGTCCCGCTGCTCAACATCGTGGCGGACGAGGACCACCTTGTGTCGCCTCAGTGCAGCGCGCCTCTCAACGACGTGGTGTCAAGCACAGACAAGCGCCTCATGAGGTTCCACACCGGTCACGTGGGGCTGATAGCGAGCCTCTACTCGCAGAACAATGTGCTGCCAAAAGTGGGGCAGTGGCTCAAGGCAAGGTCGCAATAG
- a CDS encoding hydantoinase/oxoprolinase family protein yields the protein MRRIRVGIDVGGTFTKAVAIDMVQGKIIGKVTVPTTHSSSEGVSTGIVQALKSLMEKHSIQNSEIELISHSTTQAVNALLEGDTAKVGIIGMGVGLEKSNVIKRTNVKDVELAPNKYLHTCYRFLDTSKYLDDKEVEQAIGELKEEGAEVIVVSEAYGVDDPSNEKFVMEKSDIPATAGHELTGIYGLEIRTLTAAINAGILPKATSTARFVESAVRNEKIAAPVLIMKGDGGVTDMGTFQSKPIITVLSGPAASVAGALLHLRVIDGVFIEVGGTSTNVCVIKDGRPEVRYVTIMQHPTCIRSLDVRVAGVAGGSLVRWSGRKITDVGPRSAHIAGLPYSCFAAPEELEGGQIITFKPKDGDPIDYVAIESAGGKRFAITNTCAANALGLVPEGDYARANQASAKMALSILANRLGTTMEQAATMVLDISAKKVLEIVEPMIKEYKLKKERIVFIGGGGGASVLVPHIARKLQLQWKIAEHAEVISSIGVAAAMIHEEAEKTINNPKPEDISTLAEQVKKAALDRGALPESITIQSEYVSERSLLRVTAMGNVSLDIGTANAQEINEEEAHVLACELFGINEGVQRIFDMKNYHIFACELSKKKLFLKSKKQPVLVLDKYGRVRLSVDNAAIFNGSPEQVAEEIEKLLKQHSASGNDLAPQVHILDGVKLMDFSSLTAPEHVSKAVRDELKKSATRDVAAIVRLG from the coding sequence ATGAGGAGAATCAGGGTCGGGATCGATGTTGGCGGCACATTCACCAAGGCCGTCGCGATAGACATGGTGCAGGGCAAGATAATAGGCAAGGTCACCGTTCCAACCACCCACTCTTCAAGCGAGGGTGTGTCGACCGGCATCGTTCAGGCGCTCAAGTCGCTGATGGAAAAGCATTCGATCCAGAACTCTGAGATCGAGCTGATATCGCACAGCACCACCCAGGCGGTCAACGCGCTGCTTGAAGGCGACACTGCCAAGGTTGGGATCATTGGCATGGGAGTTGGGCTTGAAAAATCTAATGTTATCAAGCGCACGAACGTCAAGGACGTCGAGCTTGCGCCAAACAAGTATCTGCACACGTGCTACCGATTCCTTGACACATCTAAATATCTTGATGACAAAGAAGTAGAGCAGGCAATAGGCGAGCTCAAAGAGGAAGGCGCAGAGGTTATAGTCGTCAGCGAGGCTTATGGCGTAGACGACCCAAGCAACGAAAAATTTGTGATGGAAAAATCGGACATACCCGCAACAGCCGGCCACGAGCTGACCGGCATCTATGGCCTTGAAATAAGGACGCTCACTGCAGCTATCAACGCTGGCATCCTGCCCAAGGCAACCAGCACGGCAAGGTTCGTCGAGTCTGCCGTGCGCAACGAAAAGATCGCCGCTCCGGTCCTGATTATGAAAGGCGACGGAGGTGTGACTGACATGGGCACTTTCCAGAGCAAGCCCATCATCACAGTACTGTCGGGGCCGGCGGCAAGCGTGGCAGGAGCCCTTTTGCATCTGCGGGTGATCGACGGCGTCTTTATCGAGGTTGGAGGCACCTCTACCAACGTCTGCGTGATAAAGGACGGAAGGCCGGAGGTCCGCTACGTCACGATAATGCAGCATCCAACGTGCATACGGTCGCTTGATGTCAGGGTCGCAGGGGTCGCAGGCGGGTCTCTTGTCAGGTGGTCGGGCAGAAAGATAACAGATGTTGGTCCCCGGTCCGCGCACATAGCCGGCCTACCCTATTCCTGCTTTGCCGCGCCTGAAGAGCTTGAGGGCGGCCAGATAATCACGTTCAAGCCAAAGGATGGTGACCCGATAGACTATGTAGCGATAGAGTCCGCCGGCGGCAAGCGCTTTGCTATTACAAACACGTGCGCCGCCAACGCCCTTGGGCTTGTACCCGAAGGCGATTATGCAAGGGCGAACCAGGCTTCTGCCAAGATGGCGCTTTCAATCCTTGCAAACAGGCTTGGCACGACGATGGAGCAGGCCGCCACGATGGTTCTGGACATTTCTGCCAAAAAGGTGCTTGAAATAGTCGAGCCCATGATAAAGGAGTACAAGCTTAAAAAAGAGAGAATAGTGTTCATCGGGGGCGGGGGCGGCGCATCGGTGCTCGTGCCTCATATTGCGAGAAAACTGCAGCTGCAGTGGAAGATAGCCGAGCACGCCGAAGTCATCTCGTCCATCGGGGTTGCGGCGGCAATGATACACGAAGAGGCAGAGAAGACAATCAACAACCCCAAGCCCGAAGACATCTCCACTCTGGCAGAGCAGGTGAAAAAGGCGGCGCTTGACCGCGGCGCGCTGCCCGAGTCGATAACCATCCAGTCAGAGTATGTCAGCGAGCGGTCGCTTTTGCGTGTGACTGCGATGGGCAATGTTTCGCTTGATATAGGCACTGCAAACGCGCAGGAGATAAACGAAGAGGAGGCCCACGTGCTTGCGTGCGAGCTCTTTGGCATAAACGAGGGCGTGCAGCGCATCTTTGATATGAAGAACTACCACATCTTTGCGTGCGAGCTGAGCAAGAAAAAGCTGTTCTTGAAATCCAAGAAGCAGCCAGTGCTCGTGCTTGACAAGTACGGCAGGGTCAGGCTTTCCGTAGACAATGCGGCCATCTTTAACGGCTCGCCTGAGCAGGTCGCAGAGGAGATTGAAAAACTCTTGAAGCAGCACTCGGCCAGCGGAAACGACCTTGCGCCGCAGGTGCACATCCTCGATGGTGTAAAGCTGATGGACTTTTCAAGCCTCACAGCGCCAGAGCACGTTTCAAAGGCAGTCCGCGACGAACTGAAAAAGTCCGCCACCAGAGATGTTGCCGCAATAGTAAGGCTTGGCTAG
- a CDS encoding L-threonylcarbamoyladenylate synthase, translating into MKKNRQKIVFKCTGDAVARCASVIKSGGVVVFPTDTIYGIGCDPYNDRAVKRIFAIKGRDEKKPLPVLAHSMSDAEKIVSLGKAGRTLAKKYWPGALTIVAPITDSRISRRVTAGSGSLAVRVPANKCVLSLLEQCKYLVGTSANPSGGRPLKSAQEVLESPLHGYDALMDGGLVERGIESTIVDVTGSSPKILREGAIRSSEVLEALGEL; encoded by the coding sequence ATGAAGAAGAACAGGCAGAAGATTGTTTTCAAGTGCACTGGCGACGCGGTGGCAAGGTGTGCGTCTGTGATCAAGAGTGGTGGAGTGGTAGTGTTCCCAACAGATACCATCTACGGCATCGGCTGCGACCCTTACAACGACCGTGCAGTCAAGCGGATATTTGCGATAAAAGGCAGGGATGAAAAAAAGCCGCTCCCGGTTCTTGCACACAGCATGTCAGATGCAGAGAAAATAGTGTCGCTTGGCAAGGCCGGCAGAACCCTTGCAAAAAAATACTGGCCCGGCGCCCTTACAATAGTTGCCCCGATTACTGACAGCAGGATATCTCGTAGAGTCACCGCAGGAAGTGGCAGCCTTGCCGTGCGCGTCCCGGCAAACAAATGCGTCCTGTCGCTCCTTGAGCAATGTAAGTACCTTGTGGGCACGAGCGCAAACCCATCTGGCGGCAGGCCGCTAAAGAGCGCGCAGGAAGTACTCGAATCGCCACTTCATGGCTATGACGCACTGATGGACGGAGGCCTGGTTGAAAGGGGAATCGAATCCACCATAGTCGACGTTACGGGCAGCAGTCCTAAGATCCTGCGCGAGGGAGCGATAAGGTCAAGTGAGGTCCTGGAGGCCCTTGGCGAACTTTAA
- a CDS encoding THUMP domain-containing protein yields MANFNLIVSTSRFSEEEAQDEILDLLDMFGDPDAESEITEIKGLLLAQTALDPFEVIEKLKELIASEPWEVRYILRVLPVERVVPTELDAIRQAARDLAVAKIGNNESFRITVEKRHSALESIEVIKAIAGEIESKVDLENPSWIVLVEIIGGEAGLSVLRPEQIFSSVIEKRK; encoded by the coding sequence TTGGCGAACTTTAACCTCATAGTCTCTACATCCCGGTTCAGTGAGGAAGAGGCGCAGGACGAAATTCTGGATCTGCTTGACATGTTTGGCGACCCGGATGCAGAGTCTGAGATCACAGAAATCAAAGGACTCTTGCTTGCGCAGACCGCGCTCGATCCATTTGAAGTCATTGAAAAACTAAAAGAATTGATAGCTTCAGAGCCGTGGGAGGTGCGCTACATCCTGCGTGTTCTTCCGGTGGAGCGAGTCGTTCCCACTGAGCTTGACGCGATCAGGCAGGCGGCAAGAGATCTGGCAGTAGCCAAGATAGGCAATAATGAAAGTTTCAGGATAACCGTCGAAAAGAGGCACAGTGCGCTAGAATCGATAGAGGTGATAAAGGCGATCGCAGGCGAGATCGAAAGCAAGGTGGATCTTGAAAACCCCAGCTGGATCGTCCTTGTCGAGATAATCGGAGGCGAGGCAGGCCTGTCGGTGCTCAGGCCCGAACAGATTTTCAGCTCTGTTATCGAAAAGCGCAAGTGA
- a CDS encoding PPOX class F420-dependent oxidoreductase → MSADNNRLEELAKHKYINLETYRKNGQPVSTPVWFMIDNGLVYVVTSADTGKAKRLRNNPAVRIMPSGFRGEPKGEWIEGKARFAEGAEAERAIQLRKKKYGLQARLAGMIRGASTVIAIELV, encoded by the coding sequence ATGAGTGCAGACAACAACAGGCTTGAAGAGCTTGCAAAGCACAAGTACATCAACCTAGAGACGTACAGGAAGAATGGGCAGCCAGTCAGCACGCCGGTATGGTTCATGATCGATAACGGCTTGGTTTATGTCGTAACTTCTGCAGATACTGGCAAGGCAAAGCGTTTGCGCAATAATCCTGCTGTCCGGATAATGCCAAGCGGCTTTAGGGGAGAGCCCAAAGGCGAATGGATCGAGGGCAAGGCAAGATTTGCAGAAGGTGCCGAAGCCGAGCGCGCAATACAGCTGCGCAAGAAAAAGTACGGCCTGCAGGCAAGGTTAGCTGGCATGATAAGAGGAGCGTCCACAGTTATCGCGATCGAACTTGTTTAG
- the cgi121 gene encoding KEOPS complex subunit Cgi121, with translation MITIRLLGGAKKAVGKPAVDLDRQSASVAEILQFLTGISTDARLLQPNNLIVAVNGVDSAALQGQGTVAKSGDTVTIVTVVHGGTDYYMIDSNHRVSIIGIRRITEDAGKLVDRLRSEHPGVSIQAVNADAVYGIDHLLGVLRVTLEAEKRKVMLANRRETELLLRLARTDQISDAMKKAGLKNGSAGCLIAISQENEELRHFSESIKNRFEVDDSVLEPSRQKRDLLTGMLELKAKFDDHEFLQYLLERAAILVK, from the coding sequence ATGATAACTATAAGGCTGCTCGGGGGAGCCAAAAAGGCAGTAGGCAAGCCCGCAGTCGACCTTGACAGGCAGAGCGCGTCTGTCGCGGAAATTCTCCAGTTTTTGACAGGCATTTCAACTGACGCACGCCTTTTGCAACCAAACAACCTGATAGTAGCGGTGAACGGCGTCGATTCGGCAGCGCTGCAGGGGCAGGGCACAGTGGCAAAGAGCGGCGACACAGTAACCATTGTTACCGTAGTCCATGGCGGCACGGACTACTACATGATCGATAGCAACCACCGCGTGTCGATCATTGGAATCCGCAGGATCACAGAGGATGCCGGGAAACTCGTGGACAGGCTGCGCTCAGAACACCCTGGCGTGTCGATACAGGCCGTAAACGCAGACGCAGTCTATGGCATTGATCACCTGCTTGGAGTGCTGAGGGTAACGCTTGAAGCCGAGAAAAGAAAAGTGATGCTTGCAAACAGGCGCGAAACAGAGCTTCTGCTGAGGCTTGCGCGCACGGACCAGATCTCTGACGCCATGAAAAAAGCAGGTTTGAAAAATGGATCTGCAGGCTGCCTTATTGCTATTTCACAGGAAAATGAAGAGCTTCGCCACTTTTCTGAAAGCATAAAGAACAGATTTGAGGTTGACGACTCGGTGTTGGAGCCAAGCAGGCAAAAGAGGGACCTGCTTACTGGCATGCTCGAGCTGAAAGCAAAATTTGACGATCATGAATTCCTGCAGTACCTTCTCGAAAGGGCAGCCATACTTGTAAAATAA
- a CDS encoding 30S ribosomal protein S17e — protein MNRIKRISTELLQKYPDRFGLEFDANKKALNDLAVVRSKVLRNELAGYITAHLRKQEAQAKASMAAAAGETEEEQESEEEAEE, from the coding sequence ATGAATAGGATAAAGCGCATCTCTACGGAGCTCTTGCAAAAGTACCCAGACAGGTTTGGGCTAGAGTTTGATGCTAATAAGAAGGCTCTCAACGATCTGGCAGTTGTCAGGTCTAAAGTGCTGAGGAACGAGCTGGCAGGATACATCACCGCTCACTTGCGCAAGCAGGAGGCGCAGGCAAAGGCTTCGATGGCAGCCGCTGCCGGGGAAACTGAAGAAGAGCAAGAGTCAGAAGAAGAAGCGGAAGAATGA
- a CDS encoding TatD family hydrolase, which produces MLFDAHIHLTDNEYSGYIEHVLTSLRAMKIVACSVTVDSETAFRSFRLFNSHHDIVRQFVGIHPEAAAREDLDKFKEIFDSNLQSIDGVGEIGLDGTYDVPYDRQKQVFGSMLALAESAKKPVSIHSRKALDDVLQMLPSYRIKGALLHWFAGSKKQLAKSMDMGLYVSYGPALVYLEDKQVLLKNTDRNRFLVETDGPVRYSRCFGNLPAVSTGFLVSVVASAARTLGMTYDEAAGLLEQNSKAYLSGGA; this is translated from the coding sequence TTGCTGTTCGATGCCCACATACACCTCACGGATAATGAATATTCAGGCTACATAGAGCACGTATTAACGAGCCTCCGGGCAATGAAGATAGTAGCGTGCTCTGTTACGGTCGACAGCGAAACCGCGTTCAGAAGCTTCCGCCTTTTCAATTCACACCACGACATCGTCAGGCAGTTCGTAGGGATACACCCTGAAGCGGCGGCAAGGGAGGATCTGGACAAGTTCAAAGAGATCTTTGATTCCAACCTTCAATCGATAGACGGCGTAGGCGAGATCGGGCTTGACGGCACTTATGATGTTCCATACGACAGGCAAAAGCAGGTCTTTGGCTCAATGCTCGCCCTTGCCGAATCAGCGAAAAAGCCGGTGTCGATCCACTCTAGAAAGGCCCTTGATGATGTATTGCAGATGCTGCCATCCTACAGGATCAAGGGCGCGCTCTTGCACTGGTTTGCAGGCAGCAAGAAGCAACTGGCAAAGTCGATGGACATGGGGCTTTACGTATCGTACGGCCCGGCGCTCGTGTATTTAGAGGACAAGCAGGTGCTCCTGAAAAACACGGACAGGAACCGGTTCCTTGTGGAGACAGATGGCCCTGTGAGATACTCGCGGTGCTTCGGGAACCTACCTGCTGTCTCTACCGGGTTCCTCGTGAGCGTCGTCGCGTCCGCAGCCCGCACCCTTGGCATGACCTACGACGAAGCCGCTGGCCTGCTTGAGCAGAACTCAAAAGCCTACCTTTCAGGTGGTGCATAA
- a CDS encoding histone family protein: MSSSGPEFGLAAMYRVMKKSGAERVSDDAADELRKVLEEVAERIAKQAVDLSVHAGRKTIKPEDIRFAAKNVIRL, encoded by the coding sequence ATGTCTTCTTCCGGTCCCGAGTTTGGCCTTGCCGCAATGTACCGTGTCATGAAAAAGTCCGGCGCAGAACGGGTAAGCGACGACGCCGCAGACGAGCTGAGAAAAGTGCTTGAAGAGGTTGCAGAGAGGATTGCAAAGCAGGCAGTCGACCTGTCGGTGCATGCAGGCAGAAAGACAATAAAACCAGAAGACATTAGGTTCGCAGCCAAAAATGTGATAAGGCTCTAG
- a CDS encoding PqqD family protein: MLLKKESSSDKIILRRGSVGNDQDGTPLLINDRGEAYRVNDTAVSLWNMCNGITFDDLFLEVLRISSDSESEVKKSLEQMIKQFQKISVIELRD; the protein is encoded by the coding sequence ATGTTATTAAAGAAAGAGAGCAGCAGCGACAAGATAATTCTTCGGAGGGGCTCGGTTGGCAACGACCAAGACGGCACACCACTCTTGATAAACGACAGGGGTGAGGCCTACCGGGTGAACGATACCGCCGTGTCGCTCTGGAACATGTGCAACGGCATCACGTTTGATGACTTGTTTTTAGAAGTGCTCCGCATTTCAAGCGACAGCGAAAGCGAAGTGAAAAAGTCGCTTGAGCAGATGATAAAGCAGTTCCAAAAGATATCTGTCATTGAACTGCGCGACTAA
- a CDS encoding Mov34/MPN/PAD-1 family protein — MFKKREKVQRHVIITRQAADGIITWSKTHHPNEAILILQGRNTRDAVIVDGLVIPPFAQSGPFFSGFSVHDLPYTIPNVGTAHSHPGGSNRPSLEDLNHFSGYVSIIISHPYEDENIGAYDRSGNSLEIKIVDSV; from the coding sequence GTGTTCAAAAAGCGGGAGAAGGTGCAGAGGCACGTCATCATCACAAGGCAGGCGGCAGACGGCATAATTACATGGTCCAAGACGCACCACCCAAACGAGGCGATACTCATCCTGCAGGGCCGGAATACAAGGGACGCAGTGATTGTTGACGGGCTTGTGATCCCGCCCTTTGCTCAAAGCGGCCCGTTTTTCTCAGGGTTTTCGGTGCATGACCTGCCATATACGATACCCAACGTCGGCACGGCGCACTCGCACCCTGGCGGCTCGAACAGACCGTCGCTTGAGGACCTCAACCACTTTTCCGGCTATGTGTCCATAATCATCAGCCACCCTTATGAAGACGAGAATATAGGGGCATACGACAGAAGCGGCAACAGCTTGGAAATCAAGATCGTCGATTCAGTATGA
- a CDS encoding sigma 54-interacting transcriptional regulator, with the protein MVSAEEDELPVGVHGERVSEPVAEKLSKQEPLFDSIVGYDDVKRLFQMSLSSDKPVHILLVGPPASAKTLFMLECMKLERSYFTLGSHSTKSGMIDYLFEKRPRYLIVDEIEHMPMKDQTALLSLMETGIVSETKFQKTRNTQLKTWVFATSNGTDRMLTPLLSRFVVLHFKQYSFGSFQKVCMHILGREGVAPDIAIAIAEAVWMRLKSKDIRDCIKIGRLAKTKQDVEWIAQTLKTYKQ; encoded by the coding sequence GTGGTGTCTGCAGAAGAAGATGAGCTGCCAGTTGGCGTGCATGGAGAGCGCGTTAGCGAGCCAGTAGCAGAGAAACTGAGCAAGCAGGAGCCTCTCTTTGATAGCATTGTCGGCTATGACGATGTGAAAAGGCTCTTCCAGATGTCGCTGTCCTCCGACAAGCCAGTCCACATCCTGCTGGTTGGGCCGCCAGCGTCTGCCAAGACCCTGTTCATGCTCGAATGCATGAAGCTAGAGCGCTCTTATTTCACCCTTGGAAGCCACAGCACAAAATCAGGCATGATCGATTACCTATTTGAAAAGAGACCGCGCTACCTCATCGTCGACGAAATAGAGCATATGCCTATGAAGGATCAGACCGCGCTCCTAAGTCTCATGGAGACTGGAATCGTTTCGGAAACAAAGTTCCAAAAGACGCGCAACACGCAGCTGAAGACGTGGGTATTTGCTACAAGCAACGGCACTGACAGGATGCTGACCCCACTTTTGTCAAGGTTCGTGGTGCTCCACTTCAAGCAGTACTCCTTTGGCTCGTTTCAAAAAGTATGCATGCACATCCTTGGCCGCGAAGGAGTCGCACCAGATATAGCTATCGCCATAGCTGAAGCGGTGTGGATGAGGTTAAAGTCAAAAGATATACGGGACTGCATCAAGATTGGGCGGCTGGCAAAGACAAAGCAGGACGTCGAGTGGATAGCCCAGACGCTCAAGACCTACAAGCAATAA
- the fen gene encoding flap endonuclease-1: MGLDLKPLVTPASLKLPELTGKVVAIDAYNTIYQFLSIIRGPTGEPLANSKGEITSHLSGLFYRNANLLGDNIKLVYVFDGKANELKMAEIQRRSQLKKEATEKYQLAVEEGRIEDARKYGIRTAVLTDKMVEESKKLLSYLGIPYIQAPSDGEAAAAYLTRRELAFAAASQDYDSILFGAKKLVRNLAISGKRKVPNRNVYIDVEPEIFEHDKVLQEIGLTHEQLIDVGILIGTDFNPGGFPGIGPKTALKLIKENGKLENVEKIKHLLPKMPYQEIRDIFLKPEVPKVDRIDFGEVNREKVLDFLCVDKSFSADRVSSTLDKLQKSIANRSQSLEQWFG; this comes from the coding sequence GTGGGCCTAGACCTCAAGCCTCTCGTCACGCCCGCCTCGCTAAAGCTGCCAGAGCTTACAGGCAAGGTGGTTGCAATTGACGCCTACAATACGATATACCAGTTCCTCAGCATTATCAGGGGGCCGACTGGCGAGCCACTGGCAAACAGCAAGGGCGAGATAACCAGCCACCTGAGCGGCCTTTTCTACCGGAATGCCAACCTGCTGGGCGACAACATCAAGCTAGTCTATGTTTTTGACGGCAAGGCAAACGAGCTCAAGATGGCAGAGATACAGAGGAGGAGCCAGCTAAAGAAAGAGGCGACTGAAAAGTACCAGCTGGCTGTAGAAGAGGGCAGGATTGAAGATGCGCGCAAGTACGGCATCCGCACTGCCGTTCTGACCGACAAGATGGTCGAGGAGTCGAAAAAGCTGCTCTCGTACCTTGGCATTCCCTACATACAGGCACCGTCCGACGGCGAAGCGGCTGCCGCATATCTGACAAGGCGCGAACTTGCTTTTGCAGCCGCAAGTCAGGATTATGATTCGATACTATTTGGAGCGAAAAAGCTAGTGCGCAATCTGGCAATAAGCGGCAAGCGCAAGGTGCCAAACCGCAATGTCTACATCGATGTCGAGCCGGAGATATTCGAGCATGATAAAGTGTTGCAAGAGATAGGGCTTACGCACGAACAGCTGATAGATGTCGGCATACTGATTGGCACCGATTTCAACCCCGGTGGTTTTCCGGGCATCGGGCCCAAGACAGCACTCAAGCTGATAAAGGAGAATGGTAAGCTTGAGAATGTTGAAAAGATCAAGCACCTGCTTCCCAAGATGCCATACCAGGAAATACGTGACATCTTTCTCAAGCCAGAGGTCCCAAAAGTAGACAGGATAGACTTTGGCGAGGTCAACCGCGAGAAGGTGCTCGACTTTCTCTGTGTAGATAAGAGCTTCTCAGCAGACAGAGTAAGCAGCACACTGGATAAACTGCAAAAGTCGATAGCAAACCGCAGTCAGTCCCTTGAGCAGTGGTTCGGCTAG